The following proteins are co-located in the Primulina tabacum isolate GXHZ01 chromosome 11, ASM2559414v2, whole genome shotgun sequence genome:
- the LOC142518514 gene encoding 3-ketoacyl-CoA synthase 10-like, whose translation MARAEQHLLSTEIVNRGIESSGPDAGSMTFSVRVRRRLPEFVNSVNLKYVKLGYHYLINHGVYLATIPLMLLVFGAEVGSLSTEDLWRRVWESIVKYDLAAVVGFVALSVFTLCVYFMTRTRAVYLVDFACYKPQDDLKVTKDQFIELARNSGKFDEESLEFQKRILHSSGIGDETYVPKSIGSPENTVTMKEGRAEASTVMFGAIDELFEKTKVRPKDIGILVVNCSIFNPTPSLSAMIINHYKLRGNILSFNLGGMGCSAGIIALDLALDMLMANPNNYALVVSTEMVAYNWYPGNDRSMLISNCYLRMGCSAVLLSNRLRDYRRSKYRLEHIVRTHKGADDRSFRSIRQEEDSQRFRGIKISKDLIEIGADALKANITTLGPLVLPFSEQLLFFSTLIWRILSRNSENSKPTKPYIPDYKLAFEHFCVHAASKTVLDELQRNLGLSDENLEASRAVLHRFGNTSSSSIWYELAYMEAKGQVKGGDRVWQLAFGSGLKCNSAVWKSLRGIKKPVRNPWMDCIDRYPQAGL comes from the exons ATGGCCAGAGCCGAACAGCACTTGTTGTCGACCGAAATAGTGAACCGGGGCATCGAGTCCTCCGGTCCAGACGCCGGATCTATGACCTTCTCCGTCAGGGTGCGGAGGCGGCTGCCGGAGTTCGTGAACTCGGTGAACCTCAAGTACGTGAAGCTAGGATACCACTACTTGATCAATCATGGAGTTTACCTGGCCACCATCCCGTTGATGTTGCTGGTGTTCGGTGCGGAGGTGGGGAGCCTCAGCACGGAGGATCTCTGGCGGAGGGTCTGGGAAAGCATCGTGAAGTACGATCTCGCCGCCGTGGTGGGCTTTGTGGCGCTGTCCGTGTTCACCCTTTGTGTGTACTTCATGACACGCACACGGGCCGTATATCTTGTTGATTTTGCTTGCTACAAACCTCAAGATGATTTGAAg GTGACAAAGGATCAATTCATCGAACTTGCAAGAAATTCaggaaaatttgatgaagaaagcCTCGAATTCCAGAAGCGAATCCTCCACTCCTCCGGCATCGGGGATGAGACCTACGTCCCCAAATCCATCGGCTCGCCGGAGAACACCGTCACCATGAAAGAAGGCCGAGCAGAAGCATCCACTGTCATGTTCGGCGCTATAGATGAGCTCTTCGAGAAGACTAAAGTCCGGCCGAAAGACATCGGCATTCTGGTCGTCAATTGCAGCATTTTCAACCCCACGCCATCTCTCTCCGCCATGATCATCAACCACTACAAGCTGAGGGGAAACATTCTGAGCTTCAATTTGGGGGGCATGGGCTGCAGCGCGGGGATCATTGCCCTGGACCTGGCGCTTGACATGCTTATGGCCAATCCTAATAATTATGCTCTGGTGGTGAGTACGGAGATGGTGGCGTACAACTGGTATCCTGGGAACGATAGATCGATGTTGATCTCTAATTGTTACTTAAGAATGGGTTGCTCCGCCGTGCTCCTCTCCAATCGCCTCCGTGACTACCGCCGTTCGAAGTACCGGCTGGAGCATATAGTTCGCACCCATAAGGGAGCTGACGATCGGAGCTTCAG GAGCATCCGGCAAGAAGAAGACAGCCAGAGATTCAGAGGTATAAAAATCAGCAAAGACTTGATCGAAATAGGAGCAGATGCCCTCAAAGCCAACATCACCACGCTCGGCCCTCTCGTGCTCCCGTTCTCCGAGCAGCTCCTCTTCTTCTCCACCCTAATCTGGAGGATCCTATCCCGCAACAGTGAAAATTCCAAGCCCACGAAGCCATACATCCCTGACTACAAGCTTGCGTTCGAGCATTTCTGCGTGCACGCCGCGAGCAAGACTGTGCTGGACGAGCTGCAGAGGAACTTGGGACTCAGCGACGAGAATCTCGAGGCATCTCGTGCTGTGTTGCACAGGTTTGGTAACACATCGAGCAGTAGCATTTGGTACGAGCTGGCGTACATGGAGGCAAAGGGACAAGTGAAGGGTGGCGACCGTGTATGGCAACTCGCGTTCGGGTCGGGTTTGAAATGTAACAGTGCTGTCTGGAAGTCCCTGAGGGGGATCAAGAAGCCTGTGAGGAATCCATGGATGGATTGTATTGATAGGTATCCTCAGGCTGGATTGTAG
- the LOC142518919 gene encoding ethylene-responsive transcription factor ERF017-like — MLLYIYTYTPILSVVIQGTETFFVLTLNSFLFLLILDLASSEKIKMVKTGDSSSSGNVPRVNEVEFKYTGVRKRKWGKYVSEIRLPNSRERIWLGSYDTAEKAARAFDAALFCLRGPNAKFNFPDDPPNIPGGTSLSPAEILVVSQQYGNSNCSGLPTGGDAEFQAQVMADQEMEGTSPSSNSEGDGPMNSIDWSFLDMLNSSDDNGGSGTWGHVSDFGLFHEPGDDVYLPPHIATGNDNDDHYDNDGNENEPSFLWNF; from the coding sequence ATGCTTCTGTATATATATACGTACACACCAATTCTCTCTGTCGTCATTCAAGGAACTGAAACCTTTTTTGTGTTAACCTTAAATTCTTTCCTTTTTCTTCTGATTCTTGATTTAGCCTCAtccgaaaaaataaaaatggttAAGACAGGAGATTCATCTTCTTCCGGTAATGTGCCGAGAGTTAATGAGGTGGAGTTCAAGTACACAGGTGTGCGGAAGCGGAAGTGGGGGAAATATGTGTCGGAGATACGGCTTCCCAACAGCAGGGAGAGGATATGGCTCGGCTCGTACGACACGGCGGAGAAAGCCGCGAGGGCATTCGACGCCGCCCTGTTTTGCCTTCGGGGACCTAATGCTAAGTTCAACTTCCCTGATGACCCGCCGAATATCCCCGGCGGCACTTCGCTGTCACCTGCTGAAATTCTGGTCGTTTCTCAGCAGTATGGCAATAGCAACTGCTCGGGCCTGCCGACTGGTGGAGATGCTGAATTTCAGGCTCAGGTTATGGCTGATCAGGAGATGGAAGGGACTTCACCGTCGTCGAATTCGGAAGGAGATGGACCTATGAATTCGATCGATTGGTCTTTTCTTGATATGCTGAATTCATCAGATGACAATGGTGGCAGCGGAACTTGGGGCCATGTTTCAGATTTCGGGCTTTTTCATGAGCCCGGTGATGATGTTTACTTGCCGCCCCATATCGCTACCGGAAATGATAACGACGACCACTATGACAACGATGGAAATGAAAATGAGCCATCTTTTCTTTGGAATTTTTGA
- the LOC142519875 gene encoding uncharacterized protein LOC142519875, with product MLIDSVFPNMINHVNDVNYMVDRAIITPKNVDVDNINQMLILKFRGEEKEYTSWDSVEDDNHNLFQEEFLNSLSPSGLPPHKIILKVGSPVMFLRNVAPELGLCNGTRLVCRILGRNFIDDEIITAPHKGTRFFLHRMPLKSEDNSGLPFELTRRQFPIKLSFALTINKSQGQTIPNIGIFFPNHVFSHGQLYVALSRGVSQNSTKILIKDGSVNLVYSQETWFSKRYCYLIENDKVMLVADKLFVEMSYSIHWIKSTRPHLHLVIMYLLRASQSYDIISRILSAESLNHFLKAS from the exons ATGCTGATTGATTCTGTTTTTCCTAATATGATAAATCATGTTAATGATGTAAACTATATGGTTGATAGAGCAATCATCACACCAAAAAATGTTGATGTGGACAATATTAATCAAATGCTCATTCTCAAGTTTCGTGGAGAGGAAAAAGAGTATACCTCTTGGGATAGTGTAGAAGACGACAATCACAACCTTTTTCAAGAAGAATTTTTGAATTCCCTTAGTCCAAGTGGTTTGCCACCACATAAAATCATATTGAAAGTAGGAAGTCCTGTCATGTTCTTGAGAAATGTTGCGCCTGAACTTGGTCTATGCAATGGAACAAGATTAGTATGTCGCATTCTTGGTAGAAATTTTATAGATGATGAGATCATAACAGCTCCTCACAAGGGTACCAGATTCTTTCTACATAGAATGCCCTTGAAAAGTGAAGATAATTCTGGATTACCATTTGAGTTGACACGTCGACAGTTTCCCATAAAGCTTAGTTTTGCTTTGACAATAAACAAATCACAAGGTCAAACAATCCCAAATATTGGCATATTTTTTCCTAACCATGTGTTCAGCCACGGTCAGCTATATGTGGCACTTTCGAGAGGAGTCTCACAAAATTCTacaaaaattttgataaaagaCGGGAGCGTCAATTTGGTGTATTCACAAGAAACGTGGTTTTCAAAGAGGTATTGCTACCTAATAGAGAATGATAAAGT GATGCTGGTTGCAGACAAGTTATTTGTAGAAATGTCATACTCAATTCACTGGATCAAATCTACTCGCCCCCATCTTCATCtg gtgataatgtatttattacgAGCTTCACAGTCTTATGATATTATCTCTCGCATATTGTCAGCAGAGTCACTAAATCATTTTCTTAAGGCCTcttaa
- the LOC142519876 gene encoding uncharacterized protein LOC142519876 — MGKIIIAVVTSRIAPTLFPGGRTAHSRFQIPLRPAASTLCKIKKQTELADLIRRASAIVWDEAPMSNRYAFESVSKSFQDIMENQIAFGGKTMVFGGDFLRQVLPVVKRRSKAEKISASISSSTFWNCVKIIHLQQNMRSAQDIEFSQFFLRVGDGLQHTITRDFIKLPDSIIIPWEGEQSI, encoded by the coding sequence ATGGGTAAAATAATAATTGCGGTAGTAACATCTAGAATAGCTCCGACATTGTTTCCAGGTGGAAGAACTGCACATTCACGTTTTCAAATTCCACTTAGACCAGCCGCATCAACACTttgcaaaataaaaaaacagACAGAACTTGCAGATCTAATAAGGCGTGCATCAGCTATAGTATGGGACGAGGCTCCAATGTCAAATCGCTATGCTTTTGAATCTGTCAGTAAGAGTTTCCAAGATATTATGGAAAATCAAATAGCATTTGGAggaaagacaatggtttttggTGGCGATTTTCTTCGACAAGTGTTACCGGTTGTTAAACGAAGGTCAAAGGCAGAAAAAATTTCTGCAAGTATTTCAAGTTCAACATTCTGGAATTGCGTAAAGATAATACACCTTCAACAAAATATGAGATCTGCTCAAGATATTGAGTTCTCGCAATTTTTCTTGCGCGTAGGTGATGGATTGCAACATACTATAACTCGTGATTTCATAAAATTACCAGATTCAATTATCATACCATGGGAAGGTGAACAATCAATTTAG
- the LOC142518682 gene encoding uncharacterized protein LOC142518682: MVLTLSRTNFTEPSGATKSEQDEGCNNSLPFVNGSGNDQTENPSANPGNSLADMVNVGFLNPNNSPNSARKQCVQIDQPPYDVAGRENGFKLEHKYNIRVTVEKPTFAPHAFINQDPGDSMTEAFQHHEMSGSYLQFEDAGNKLETNWLSQTHLDGEMARSLSLTRQQTPFNTIQPIPCPKQYFLPTPTLSIAKPSSSGLHQLKTIQHSQIYSDGEGARSLSLARKQTPFDTIQPVSYPERYLAPIPIMSVTKPSSSGLRLNNLFNSGVNMKSSQMGSSSVQEKKSKPLFNSVAESLLRESTDDNKLVEGSSLKSLLSAYLMKSSNQSTQADKNKRNAENVGDGEKFDRSNPKKGRMSCQCKKTKCMKRYCECFAARSYCTEACSCQCCFNLKICDDEVHEARELIEARNPLAFAPKVVQNSIEPSASGYGEDGTRLPPSSARHIRGCKCKKSMCLKKYCDCYRSKVGCSDGCRCEGCQNVYGQKGEKSIRKDKGPLSGEENNPGTDSSFLDSFDMPAPTNDSHNTYLGTNQNSTPQSPPFLHSNQEEDESKIWSSLEYLKVSHSYLHLDNNDRVPETANKTLDPLWSHREPDLGNAEIKDEFEFPIPYHKPEETDTIYGVPNHIEWTFSSGSGHYSCASSQNWHGSQISPLLDFRGNKLDQVVGYDSELGNTLKDNQPETVEEPPMSLNTVKVSSQNKKRVSSLRDPVQELGSSSLVGLPKSIPASPVQQMKDPQDRGGNK; the protein is encoded by the exons ATGGTGTTAACATTAAGCAGGACAAATTTTACTGAACCATCGGGAGCAACCAAATCTGAGCAGGATGAAGGTTGCAATAATAGTCTTCCTTTTGTCAATGGCTCTGGGAATGACCAAACAGAGAACCCCTCAGCAAATCCTGGCAACTCTTTGGCAGATATGGTGAACGTGGGCTTTTTAAATCCAAATAATTCACCCAATTCAGCTAGAAAACAATGTGTTCAAATTGATCAACCACCATATGATGTTGCGGGGAGGGAAAATGGGTTCAAACTTgaacataaatacaatatcagggtaACTGTAGAAAAGCCAACTTTCGCACCTCATGCTTTTATCAATCAGGATCCAGGAGATTCCATGACCGAG GCTTTTCAACACCATGAGATGTCTGGGAGCTATCTCCAGTTTGAAGATGCTGGGAACAAATTAGAAACAAATTGGCTTTCTCAGACTCATTTGGATGGCGAAATGGCAAGATCGCTATCATTAACGAGACAACAAACTCCTTTCAACACTATCCAACCCATTCCGTGTCCTAAACAATATTTTCTTCCTACACCTACCCTGAGTATTGCCAAGCCTTCAAGTTCAGGTTTACACCAGTTAAAAACAATTCAGCATTCACAGATTTATTCAGATGGTGAAGGGGCGAGATCACTATCATTGGCGAGAAAACAAACTCCCTTCGACACTATCCAACCCGTTTCGTATCCTGAACGATATTTGGCTCCTATTCCTATCATGAGTGTGACCAAGCCTTCAAGTTCAGGTTTACGACTAAATAACCTTTTCAATTCTGGTGTGAACATGAAATCTTCTCAGATGGGTAGTTCTAGTGTGCAAGAGAAGAAGTCAAAACCTTTGTTCAACTCCGTGGCCGAGTCTCTTTTAAGGGAAAGTACTGATGATAATAAGCTTGTAGAAGGTTCAAGCCTTAAAAGTTTACTGTCTGCTTACCTTATGAAGTCATCAAATCAATCAACTCAAGCAGATAAAAATAAGCGCAATGCTGAAAATGTTGGGGATGGAGAAAAATTCGACAGGTCGAACCCCAAAAAGGGAAG GATGAGTTGCCAATGTAAGAAGACCAAATGCATGAAACG TTACTGTGAGTGCTTTGCTGCTCGTTCCTATTGTACGGAAGCTTGTTCTTGCCAATGTTGCTTCAACTTAAAAATATGTGATGATGAAGTTCATGAAGCACGAGAACTAATTGAAGCTCGCAATCCTCTGGCATTTGCACCTAAAGTGGTCCAGAATAGCATTGAGCCATCTGCAAGTGGTTATGGG GAAGATGGAACCCGTTTGCCACCATCTTCTGCGAGGCACATAAGAGGATGCAAGTGCAAGAAGTCGATGTGTCTCAAAAAGTACTGCGACTGTTATCGG TCGAAAGTGGGATGTTCTGATGGATGCCGTTGTGAAGGGTGCCAAAATGTCTATGGCCAAAAGGGAG AAAAAAGCATTAGGAAGGACAAGGGCCCCTTGAGTGGAGAAGAGAATAACCCAGGAACAGACTCCTCTTTTCTTGATAGCTTTGATATGCCGGCACCTACAAATGATAGTCATAATACTTATCTTGGTACCAATCAGAATTCGACTCCGCAGTCACCGCCATTTTTGCACTCGAA CCAAGAAGAAGACGAATCAAAAATTTGGTCGTCTTTAGAATACCTCAAGGTGTCTCACTCTTATCTCCACTTAGATAACAATGACCGTGTCCCAGAAACCGCCAACAAAACTCTTGATCCACTTTGGTCTCATCGGGAACCTGATCTTGGTAATGCAGAAATAAAGGACGAATTCGAATTCCCAATACCATATCACAAACCTGAGGAAACAGACACTATTTATGGAGTACCTAACCATATAGAATGGACATTTTCCTCAGGAAGTGGTCATTATTCTTGTGCGAGTTCTCAAAATTGGCACGGTTCACAAATCTCCCCTCTGCTTGATTTTAGAGGGAATAAACTTGATCAAGTGGTTGGCTATGACAGCGAGTTAGGTAACACCTTGAAAGATAACCAGCCAGAGACAGTTGAGGAACCTCCCATGTCTCTCAATACCGTTAAAGTAAGCTCCCAAAATAAGAAACGAGTATCTTCTCTTCGTGACCCCGTTCAAGAACTTGGTTCAAGCTCACTAGTAGGCTTACCGAAATCGATTCCTGCATCCCCGGTTCAGCAGATGAAAGATCCTCAAGATCGAGGTGGCAACAAATGA